One part of the Natronorubrum sediminis genome encodes these proteins:
- the cofG gene encoding 7,8-didemethyl-8-hydroxy-5-deazariboflavin synthase subunit CofG yields MFPGASEYGVDLTVEETAVDDLCAVTPDDVDAPPELTFARNVFIPLTTACRYTCTYCTYFDAPGQASLLSLEEVRDICKRGADAGCTEALFTFGDDPDERYTEIHEQLSEWGYDSIHTYLRAACEVALEEGLLPHANPGDQTREQMETVADVNASMGVMLETTAEVDAHAGPRQKEPGQRLRTIQTAGELDVAFTTGILVGIGETWRDRAESLLAIREMHERYDHVQEVIVQPVVDNERWSDGSPALEAMRRVTAMARVALPEEISVQVPPNLAPARELIDCGVDDLGGVSPVTDDHINPDYKWPALRELEEIAASAALPLGERLPVYERFLPDDLRTDAFDGVAADGTVGASGNRNPNADREWISPTIRDALAADDEAGERYRSVLEQSALPL; encoded by the coding sequence ATGTTTCCCGGGGCGAGCGAGTACGGTGTCGATCTGACGGTCGAGGAGACGGCGGTCGACGACCTCTGTGCGGTGACTCCCGACGACGTCGACGCACCGCCGGAATTGACCTTCGCACGGAACGTCTTCATCCCGCTGACGACGGCCTGTCGCTACACCTGCACGTACTGTACGTACTTCGACGCACCGGGACAGGCTTCGCTGCTCAGCCTCGAGGAGGTCCGAGACATCTGCAAGCGCGGTGCTGACGCAGGTTGTACGGAGGCGCTCTTTACGTTCGGCGACGACCCGGACGAGCGCTACACCGAGATTCACGAGCAACTCTCCGAGTGGGGCTACGACTCGATTCACACCTACCTGCGCGCGGCCTGCGAGGTCGCCCTCGAGGAGGGGCTCTTGCCTCACGCCAATCCGGGCGACCAGACCCGCGAGCAGATGGAGACGGTCGCCGACGTCAACGCCAGCATGGGTGTCATGCTCGAGACGACGGCCGAGGTCGACGCTCACGCTGGCCCCCGACAGAAAGAGCCGGGACAGCGACTCCGGACGATCCAGACCGCGGGTGAACTCGACGTCGCGTTCACGACGGGCATTCTCGTCGGCATCGGCGAGACGTGGCGCGACCGCGCGGAGAGTCTCCTCGCCATCCGCGAGATGCACGAGCGCTACGATCACGTTCAGGAGGTGATCGTCCAGCCCGTCGTCGACAACGAGCGCTGGTCGGACGGCTCGCCTGCCCTCGAGGCGATGCGACGGGTGACGGCGATGGCCCGCGTCGCCCTCCCCGAGGAGATTTCGGTCCAAGTGCCGCCGAACCTCGCGCCCGCTCGAGAGCTAATTGACTGCGGCGTCGACGACCTCGGCGGGGTCTCGCCCGTCACGGACGACCACATCAACCCCGACTACAAGTGGCCCGCGCTGCGCGAACTCGAGGAGATCGCTGCCTCCGCGGCCCTACCACTCGGCGAACGGCTGCCAGTGTACGAACGATTCCTTCCAGACGACCTGCGAACCGACGCGTTCGACGGCGTGGCTGCTGACGGAACCGTCGGCGCGAGCGGGAATCGGAACCCGAACGCAGATCGCGAGTGGATTTCACCGACGATTCGTGACGCACTCGCGGCCGACGACGAGGCTGGTGAGCGCTATCGGTCGGTACTCGAGCAGTCGGCTTTGCCCCTCTGA
- the cofC gene encoding 2-phospho-L-lactate guanylyltransferase: MHVVVPFAAADPKTRLESLLSPAERSRLARAMLADVVETVVETGHEVVIVSTTPLETTTLDLEGHVLESVSVDVDERALSDAVNARLPGGDEREQDAAAQNGEIDGVAVVMADLALATTDALERLFGADGDVVVAPGRGGGTNALVVRHPAFRVDYHGASYLDHCEEASNGGATLETVDSFRLGTDIDEPEDLVEVLVHGSASNRTRSCLRRLGFELERSSGRVGIARATPSSTE, encoded by the coding sequence ATGCACGTCGTCGTGCCGTTCGCCGCCGCCGACCCGAAGACCCGACTCGAGTCGCTGTTGTCCCCAGCGGAGCGCTCGCGACTGGCTCGAGCGATGCTCGCGGATGTGGTGGAGACGGTCGTCGAGACGGGCCACGAGGTGGTGATCGTGTCGACGACGCCCCTCGAAACGACCACGCTGGATCTCGAGGGACACGTCCTCGAGTCGGTTTCCGTCGATGTCGACGAGCGAGCGCTCTCCGACGCGGTCAACGCTCGCCTTCCGGGTGGAGACGAGCGAGAGCAAGACGCCGCCGCTCAGAACGGCGAAATTGATGGGGTTGCGGTCGTCATGGCCGATCTCGCACTCGCGACGACCGACGCGCTCGAGCGACTGTTCGGCGCGGACGGCGACGTGGTCGTCGCTCCGGGTCGTGGTGGCGGAACGAACGCACTCGTCGTCCGTCACCCAGCGTTTCGAGTCGACTACCACGGGGCGTCCTATCTGGACCACTGCGAGGAAGCGTCCAACGGTGGGGCGACACTCGAGACGGTCGATTCGTTTCGTCTCGGCACGGACATCGACGAACCCGAGGACCTCGTGGAGGTGCTCGTCCACGGATCGGCGTCGAATCGCACCCGCTCTTGTCTTCGCCGACTCGGATTCGAACTCGAGCGCTCGAGTGGTCGCGTCGGAATCGCTCGAGCAACGCCTTCCTCGACTGAATAG
- a CDS encoding tubulin/FtsZ family protein, translated as MKLAMIGFGQAGGKIVDRFLDYDDRTNSGIVRAALAVNSAKADLIGLENIPQENRVLIGQARVKGHGVGADNELGAEIAEEDIDEVQNAIDQIPTHEVDAFLVVSGMGGGTGSGGAPVLAKHLKRIYTIPVYGLGVLPGTDEGGIYTLNAARSFQTFVREVDNLLVFDNDSWRQTGESVEGGYDQINEEIVRRFGILFGAGEVSGDQEVAESVVDSSEIINTLSGGGVSTVGFASEDVEVNTGGGLLSRFTGDSGGNTDNLDAANTTNRITSLVRKAALGRLTLPCEIEGAERALLVVSGPSEYLNRKGIERGRKWLEEETGSMEVRGGDFPREEPEVAAAILLSGVTNVPRIKRLQQVAIEAQDNMDDIQKESEENLEELVEDDEDELEPLF; from the coding sequence ATGAAGTTGGCGATGATCGGATTCGGACAGGCCGGTGGCAAGATCGTCGATCGATTCCTCGATTACGACGATCGGACGAACAGCGGAATCGTCCGTGCGGCGCTTGCCGTTAACTCCGCGAAAGCGGATCTCATCGGTCTCGAGAATATACCACAGGAGAATCGCGTACTCATCGGCCAGGCCCGCGTGAAGGGCCATGGCGTGGGTGCAGACAACGAACTCGGCGCGGAAATCGCCGAGGAGGACATCGACGAGGTCCAGAACGCAATCGACCAGATTCCGACCCACGAGGTCGACGCATTCTTGGTCGTTTCCGGAATGGGTGGCGGCACCGGATCCGGCGGCGCGCCGGTCCTCGCGAAACACCTCAAACGGATCTACACGATCCCAGTCTACGGACTCGGCGTGCTGCCGGGAACCGACGAAGGCGGGATCTACACGCTCAACGCGGCTCGCTCGTTCCAGACGTTCGTTCGCGAAGTCGACAATCTACTCGTCTTCGACAACGATTCCTGGCGACAGACCGGCGAGTCCGTCGAGGGTGGCTACGACCAGATCAACGAAGAGATCGTCCGTCGGTTCGGCATTCTCTTCGGTGCGGGCGAAGTCAGCGGCGATCAGGAAGTCGCCGAGAGCGTCGTCGACTCCTCGGAGATCATCAACACCCTCTCGGGTGGTGGTGTCTCGACCGTCGGCTTCGCGAGCGAGGACGTCGAGGTCAATACGGGCGGCGGCCTCCTCTCGCGCTTTACCGGCGACAGCGGTGGGAACACCGACAATTTGGACGCTGCGAACACGACGAACCGAATCACGAGCCTCGTTCGTAAGGCCGCACTCGGCCGGCTGACGCTACCCTGTGAGATCGAAGGCGCAGAGCGTGCGTTGCTCGTCGTCTCCGGGCCATCGGAGTACCTCAACCGAAAAGGCATCGAGCGCGGGCGGAAGTGGCTCGAGGAGGAAACCGGCAGCATGGAAGTCCGTGGTGGAGACTTCCCGCGCGAGGAGCCGGAAGTGGCTGCGGCGATACTGCTTTCGGGTGTCACGAACGTGCCACGGATCAAACGCCTGCAGCAGGTTGCGATCGAGGCCCAAGACAACATGGATGACATCCAGAAAGAGAGCGAAGAGAACTTAGAAGAACTCGTCGAAGACGACGAGGACGAACTCGAGCCGCTGTTTTAG
- a CDS encoding complex I NDUFA9 subunit family protein, which translates to MQVLVAGGTGFIGTELCAELDERGHDVTALSRNPDEGDLPVDVSRVSGDVTDYDSIVDTVADSDAIVNLVSLSPLFQPPDGLDHETVHAGGTANLVRAAEEHDVERFLQMSALDADPNGPTDFIRAKGRAETLVTDSRLEWTIVRPSVVFGDGAEFLEFTKLVTTPYVTGLPGGGETRFQPIWVGDLVPLLASALEDARHVGQRYELAGPQIVTLADATELLYEAEDQSVTILPIPSALAKVGLKAVGPVPFVPFGPDQARSLELDNTVVSNDVTAFDVTEDDLQTLGAYLGLNGHGQWDPQRLSA; encoded by the coding sequence ATGCAGGTCCTCGTCGCCGGCGGAACCGGCTTTATCGGAACGGAACTCTGTGCGGAACTCGACGAACGCGGCCACGACGTGACGGCGCTCTCGCGCAACCCGGATGAGGGCGACCTTCCTGTCGACGTCTCGCGCGTGAGTGGCGACGTCACCGACTACGATTCGATCGTCGACACCGTCGCGGACTCCGACGCAATCGTCAACCTCGTCTCGCTCTCGCCGTTGTTCCAGCCACCGGATGGCCTCGATCACGAGACCGTTCACGCGGGCGGGACGGCGAACCTCGTCCGCGCCGCCGAGGAACACGACGTCGAACGATTCCTTCAGATGAGTGCACTCGATGCTGACCCGAACGGTCCCACCGACTTCATCCGCGCGAAAGGCCGTGCCGAAACACTCGTCACAGACTCTCGCCTCGAGTGGACGATCGTTCGTCCCTCGGTCGTTTTCGGCGACGGCGCGGAGTTCCTCGAGTTTACGAAACTGGTCACGACCCCGTACGTCACCGGGTTGCCGGGTGGTGGCGAGACGCGGTTTCAGCCGATCTGGGTCGGTGATCTCGTTCCCTTGCTCGCGAGTGCCCTCGAGGACGCGCGTCACGTCGGCCAGCGCTACGAACTCGCCGGGCCACAGATCGTGACGCTCGCGGATGCCACGGAACTGCTCTACGAAGCCGAGGACCAGTCGGTCACGATCCTCCCGATTCCGAGTGCGCTCGCGAAAGTCGGACTCAAAGCGGTCGGCCCCGTCCCGTTCGTTCCGTTCGGTCCGGATCAGGCGCGTTCGCTCGAGTTGGACAACACGGTCGTCAGCAACGACGTGACGGCGTTTGACGTGACAGAAGACGACCTGCAGACGCTCGGTGCGTACCTTGGATTGAACGGTCACGGACAGTGGGACCCACAGCGACTGTCCGCCTGA
- the tmk gene encoding dTMP kinase gives MLVTLEGLDGSGKTTVWEALQETYPDATFTREPTNDSWYGDAVYRSIGDDDADSLAELFLYTADHADHLSRKIEPALERGDLVISDRYSDSRFAYQGATLDASDRLAVDDPLEYVVDVHEPFSRPPDLTLYLDVDPKTAAERAGATNKFERVEYLESVHANYERLLEREPERFVRVDASQEPDAVLEEVREVLAEAIGGE, from the coding sequence ATGCTGGTCACGCTCGAGGGGCTAGACGGCAGCGGCAAGACGACCGTCTGGGAGGCGCTTCAGGAGACCTATCCCGACGCGACGTTCACCCGCGAACCGACGAACGACTCCTGGTACGGCGACGCCGTCTACCGATCGATCGGAGACGACGACGCGGACTCGCTCGCGGAACTGTTTCTCTACACCGCAGACCACGCCGACCACCTCTCCCGGAAGATCGAACCCGCCCTCGAGCGCGGCGACCTCGTGATCTCCGATCGCTACTCCGACTCCCGCTTCGCCTATCAGGGCGCGACCCTCGACGCGTCCGACCGACTCGCGGTCGACGACCCCCTCGAGTACGTCGTCGACGTCCACGAACCGTTCTCCAGACCGCCAGACCTGACGCTCTACCTCGACGTCGACCCGAAGACGGCCGCCGAACGTGCGGGCGCGACGAACAAGTTCGAACGCGTCGAGTACCTCGAGTCGGTCCACGCGAACTACGAACGATTGCTCGAGCGCGAGCCCGAGCGATTCGTTCGCGTCGACGCGAGCCAGGAGCCGGACGCGGTGCTCGAGGAAGTGCGAGAGGTGCTGGCAGAAGCGATTGGTGGCGAGTAA
- a CDS encoding Lrp/AsnC family transcriptional regulator has translation MVHAFIMVKTAAGKSEGLLESIRDLEPVSDAHIVAGDYDIIVEIDAAEVYDILQSVSSELQSLEGVTETKTYIAMD, from the coding sequence ATGGTTCACGCATTTATTATGGTGAAGACGGCAGCCGGGAAATCAGAGGGGCTCCTCGAGTCGATTCGGGACCTCGAGCCAGTGTCCGACGCGCACATCGTCGCTGGCGATTACGACATTATCGTCGAGATCGACGCCGCGGAAGTCTACGATATCCTTCAGAGCGTCTCCTCGGAATTACAGAGTCTCGAGGGCGTCACGGAGACGAAGACGTACATCGCGATGGACTAA
- a CDS encoding potassium channel family protein: MRFVIIGAGRVGLRTARVLRDEGHEVTLIERDEGMIRRARSQEFTVVDGDGSKEDVLETAGIADADALGALTGDLNVNFTACMIANHHGCRTTMRIDEAYRENIYRTYADEVDEVIYPERLGAISAKNALLGGTIRAIADIAPHLQVVEHTITDEAPTNGYTVNELQLPAHATVLAFGKSGQELELPGDDLSLEVGDRLVVLADYDVLSTVRQLLIGESEREASANAGSDATSSTGGVN, translated from the coding sequence ATGCGGTTCGTGATTATCGGGGCAGGACGAGTCGGCTTGCGCACGGCGCGTGTCCTCCGAGACGAAGGCCACGAGGTGACGTTGATCGAACGCGACGAGGGGATGATTCGCCGGGCCCGTTCCCAAGAGTTCACCGTCGTCGACGGCGACGGCTCGAAAGAAGACGTGCTCGAGACGGCCGGAATAGCCGACGCTGACGCGTTGGGGGCCCTGACGGGCGACCTGAACGTCAACTTCACGGCCTGTATGATCGCCAACCACCACGGCTGCCGGACGACCATGCGGATCGACGAGGCCTACCGCGAGAACATCTATCGGACGTACGCCGACGAAGTCGACGAGGTGATCTACCCCGAACGGCTGGGTGCCATCAGCGCGAAAAACGCGCTTCTCGGGGGCACGATTCGGGCGATTGCGGATATCGCGCCCCACTTGCAGGTCGTCGAACACACGATCACGGACGAGGCCCCGACCAACGGCTACACGGTCAACGAACTGCAACTGCCCGCACATGCGACCGTGCTCGCCTTCGGCAAGTCCGGTCAGGAACTCGAGTTGCCCGGCGACGACCTCTCGCTCGAGGTCGGCGACCGACTCGTAGTGCTCGCAGATTACGACGTGTTGAGCACGGTTCGACAACTACTGATCGGCGAGTCGGAACGGGAGGCGAGTGCTAACGCGGGCTCGGACGCGACCTCGAGCACAGGAGGTGTGAACTGA
- a CDS encoding Lrp/AsnC family transcriptional regulator: protein MVTAFIMIKANTGEADRLRESIQDLDGVQSAHIVAGDVDIIAKAQVDTPAAVKEIAATQIQGISGIENTQTYIAMD, encoded by the coding sequence ATGGTGACAGCATTTATCATGATCAAGGCGAACACGGGCGAGGCGGATCGACTGCGAGAGAGCATTCAGGACCTCGACGGCGTCCAATCGGCCCACATCGTCGCTGGCGATGTCGACATCATCGCGAAAGCGCAAGTCGACACGCCGGCGGCGGTCAAAGAGATCGCCGCAACCCAGATACAGGGAATCTCGGGCATTGAGAACACGCAGACGTACATCGCGATGGACTAA
- a CDS encoding DUF5813 family protein, with the protein MSTLPDEIAAELESHDSFARADDAFELETTVFETHIDAEPAPDGRDGRFHVTVTLPTLDAAVAGETVASVVEDGWFETLERRLEDVYTVAHTDTHDDPVVEREASDVTVSLEYTAWDADKGVEDAKTLVEYVEGTYAQGIIPGYEYRGPAATLLENAQNRGQQASEGESGGMPM; encoded by the coding sequence ATGAGCACCCTTCCAGACGAAATCGCGGCCGAACTCGAGTCTCATGACTCGTTCGCGCGCGCAGACGACGCCTTCGAACTCGAAACAACCGTCTTCGAGACGCACATCGACGCCGAACCCGCCCCAGACGGGCGAGACGGCCGCTTTCACGTCACCGTCACGCTCCCTACGCTCGACGCCGCCGTCGCCGGCGAGACCGTCGCGTCAGTCGTCGAAGACGGCTGGTTCGAGACGCTCGAGCGACGACTCGAGGACGTCTACACCGTCGCCCACACCGACACCCACGACGACCCGGTCGTCGAGCGCGAGGCGAGCGACGTGACGGTCTCCCTCGAGTACACTGCCTGGGACGCCGATAAGGGAGTCGAAGACGCCAAGACACTCGTCGAGTACGTCGAAGGCACGTACGCACAGGGAATCATCCCCGGCTACGAGTACCGGGGCCCCGCCGCGACGTTACTCGAGAACGCCCAGAACCGCGGTCAGCAGGCAAGCGAGGGCGAGAGCGGCGGTATGCCGATGTAA
- a CDS encoding DUF7522 family protein — protein sequence MATGLLTEDAADQIVTTCRTAIGDSLRSATYFARDDYQQLYLRDDLERDADLSTFIGHEWRGFKTAQTAYDGSELGDYNYTIRVFDNGFLIRVTNDSEGVFVTTDGLTVKDFEEVATALNSFLDSREIE from the coding sequence ATGGCAACCGGGCTACTCACCGAGGACGCAGCGGACCAGATCGTCACGACCTGCCGAACGGCCATCGGCGACAGCCTTCGGTCGGCGACGTACTTCGCGCGCGACGACTACCAACAACTGTACCTCCGCGACGACCTCGAGCGCGACGCCGACCTCTCGACGTTCATCGGCCACGAGTGGCGCGGCTTCAAGACCGCCCAAACGGCCTACGACGGGTCGGAACTCGGCGACTACAACTACACGATCCGCGTCTTCGACAACGGCTTCCTCATCCGCGTCACGAACGACAGCGAAGGCGTCTTCGTCACGACCGACGGACTCACCGTCAAGGACTTCGAGGAGGTCGCGACGGCGCTCAATTCGTTCCTCGACTCCCGCGAAATCGAGTAA
- a CDS encoding O-acetylhomoserine aminocarboxypropyltransferase/cysteine synthase family protein: MSDDADDHRFATNSVHAGQEADPATGARAPPIYQTTSYEFDDTDHAAALFGLEEAGNIYSRIMNPTNAMLEERIATLEGGVGALATASGMAAFDLATFILADVGDNIVSASSLYGGTYTYLTHTVAKRGIETKFVDTLDYDAYEEAIDDDTAFVHLETIGNPALVTPDIERIADIAHDHDVPLFVDNTFATPYLCRPLEHGADLVWNSTTKWLHGAGSTVGGVLVDGGSFPWEKGDYPEISEPNPAYHGVNFYETFGDMAFAMVARTRGLRDLGNQQSPFDAWTTLQKLESLPLRMEKHCENAMAVAEFLEGHEKISWVNYPGLESHETHEEASEYLEGGYGGMITFGLEDGYDAAETVCNEVDLASLLANVGDAKTLIIHPASTTHQQLTEEEKLASGTTDDLVRLSVGIEDVADVIADLERAIELA; the protein is encoded by the coding sequence ATGAGCGACGACGCCGACGACCACCGATTCGCGACGAACAGCGTCCACGCCGGACAGGAGGCCGACCCGGCCACGGGGGCTCGAGCGCCACCGATCTATCAGACCACCTCCTACGAGTTCGACGATACCGATCACGCGGCAGCCCTCTTCGGACTTGAGGAGGCCGGAAACATCTACTCGCGGATCATGAACCCGACGAACGCGATGTTAGAAGAGCGTATCGCGACGCTCGAGGGCGGTGTCGGTGCGCTCGCGACGGCCTCAGGAATGGCCGCATTCGACCTCGCGACGTTCATCCTCGCCGACGTCGGCGACAACATCGTCTCCGCCTCGTCGCTGTACGGCGGCACCTACACCTACCTCACCCACACCGTCGCAAAGCGCGGTATCGAGACGAAATTCGTCGACACGCTGGATTACGACGCCTACGAGGAAGCAATCGACGACGACACGGCGTTCGTCCACCTCGAGACGATCGGCAACCCCGCCCTCGTCACGCCCGACATCGAGCGCATCGCCGACATCGCCCACGACCACGACGTGCCGTTGTTCGTTGACAACACGTTCGCGACACCGTACCTCTGTCGCCCGCTCGAGCACGGCGCGGACCTCGTCTGGAACTCGACGACGAAGTGGCTCCACGGCGCGGGTTCGACGGTCGGCGGGGTTTTGGTCGACGGCGGCTCGTTCCCCTGGGAAAAGGGCGACTACCCCGAAATCTCGGAGCCGAACCCGGCCTACCACGGCGTCAACTTTTACGAAACGTTCGGCGACATGGCGTTCGCCATGGTCGCTCGAACCCGCGGCCTGCGCGACCTCGGAAACCAGCAGTCGCCCTTCGACGCCTGGACGACCCTCCAGAAACTCGAGTCGCTGCCCCTTCGAATGGAAAAACACTGCGAGAACGCGATGGCCGTCGCCGAGTTCCTCGAGGGCCACGAGAAGATTTCGTGGGTCAACTACCCCGGCCTCGAGAGTCACGAAACCCACGAGGAAGCAAGCGAGTATCTCGAAGGCGGCTACGGTGGAATGATCACGTTTGGTCTCGAGGATGGCTACGACGCGGCCGAGACCGTCTGCAACGAGGTCGACCTCGCGAGTCTGCTGGCGAACGTTGGCGACGCGAAGACGCTGATCATCCACCCGGCAAGCACGACCCACCAGCAACTCACCGAGGAGGAGAAACTGGCGAGTGGCACCACCGACGACCTCGTCCGCCTCTCCGTGGGTATCGAAGACGTCGCCGACGTGATCGCGGACCTCGAGCGAGCGATCGAACTCGCGTAG
- a CDS encoding helix-turn-helix domain-containing protein → MAIEASFVATEGEFPLAEVFAKFPAGRIELDRVVPTNKVLVPYFWLENADESEITMSGIEHPGIEDLRVIDDVDGKVFVRIDWNFEYEGILTAILETNVSLVSAIGKEERWTFELRGTKQHDISEFQTYCRERDIPVELTQLHALSPIRNKSDLTDTQREALILAYARGYYDSPREASQEEIAEELGITRQAVASRLQRGTRRLIAGSIVESAE, encoded by the coding sequence ATGGCCATCGAAGCCTCGTTCGTCGCAACGGAAGGTGAGTTTCCGCTCGCCGAAGTGTTCGCGAAGTTTCCCGCCGGCCGGATCGAACTCGACAGGGTCGTCCCGACGAACAAGGTACTCGTCCCGTACTTCTGGCTCGAGAATGCCGACGAATCTGAGATTACGATGAGCGGTATCGAGCATCCCGGCATTGAGGACTTGCGCGTCATCGACGACGTCGACGGTAAGGTGTTCGTCCGGATCGACTGGAATTTCGAGTACGAGGGTATTTTAACGGCTATTCTCGAGACGAACGTCTCACTCGTTTCGGCCATCGGGAAAGAAGAACGGTGGACGTTCGAACTTCGGGGGACGAAACAACACGACATCTCCGAGTTTCAAACCTACTGCCGTGAACGAGACATTCCCGTCGAACTCACGCAACTTCACGCGCTCTCACCGATTCGAAACAAATCCGACCTGACCGATACACAACGTGAAGCGTTGATACTGGCGTACGCTCGAGGCTACTACGATTCACCCCGCGAAGCATCACAGGAGGAGATCGCCGAAGAGTTGGGGATTACGAGACAGGCGGTCGCCTCGAGATTACAGCGAGGGACCAGACGGCTGATCGCGGGGTCGATCGTCGAATCGGCCGAATAA
- a CDS encoding HalOD1 output domain-containing protein: MSQLDSLDEGGTILLQSADEVEFDERHERYRVSYDPSVDDTSLAVVTAVGVASQTDPTQLPPLYDAVDPTGLDTIFTETQADTQVTFRYSDFDVTVSSTGVVTCTPITAG, translated from the coding sequence GTGAGCCAACTCGATTCCCTCGACGAGGGGGGTACGATTTTGTTGCAGTCAGCGGACGAGGTCGAATTCGACGAGCGACACGAACGCTACCGCGTCTCGTACGATCCATCAGTCGACGATACCAGTCTCGCCGTCGTCACCGCCGTTGGAGTCGCATCGCAAACAGATCCAACACAGTTGCCGCCACTGTACGACGCAGTCGATCCGACTGGCCTCGATACTATCTTCACCGAGACGCAAGCCGACACGCAGGTCACGTTTCGCTACAGCGACTTCGACGTCACCGTCTCGAGCACCGGCGTCGTCACCTGCACACCGATTACAGCAGGGTGA